The proteins below are encoded in one region of Mangifera indica cultivar Alphonso chromosome 7, CATAS_Mindica_2.1, whole genome shotgun sequence:
- the LOC123220120 gene encoding 15-cis-phytoene desaturase, chloroplastic/chromoplastic gives MPVALLSPLLNSSSILYPFSFKFNPQATVLKTPQSNALNKDKAIIIGAGLSGLAAATKLHSQNIPFLLLEASDAVGGRVRTDTLNGFLLDRGFQIFITAYPEAQKLLDYNALNLQKFYSGAKIFYNGEFHTVADPLRHFGDSLNSLANPVGSVLDKFLIGLTRVRVLTQSDEEIFSAGEVSVLDLLKSIGFSDSIIDRFFKPFFGGIFFDKDLETSSRLFEFIFKCLALGDNTLPAKGIGEIPNQLAAKLPSDSIFLNTRVVSVDLNDRNLANVRLQNGDVLKSELGIILAVEEREVDKLLPGKELNPQRKKFRSTVCLYFSANRDKIPVQDPVLFLNGSGKGIVNNMFIATNVAPSYGPPDKALISVSLIGLFEDVSDEDLRDAVIREISVWFGSEMVGSWEHMRTYRIRYAQPNQSPPTNLMKNPKREPGLYLCGDYMTCATFDGALVSGRRAAEALIRERAL, from the coding sequence ATGCCAGTCGCTCTGCTGTCTCCTCTCTTAAACTCTTCTTCAATACTTTACCCTTTCTCCTTCAAATTCAATCCCCAAGCCACTGTTCTCAAAACCCCACAATCCAACGCCCTCAACAAGGACAAAGCCATCATCATCGGCGCCGGCCTCTCCGGTCTCGCCGCTGCCACCAAACTCCACTCTCAAAACATTCCCTTTCTCCTCCTGGAAGCCTCCGACGCCGTCGGCGGCCGCGTCCGTACCGATACTCTGAACGGCTTCCTTCTAGACCGTGGCTTCCAAATCTTCATCACTGCTTATCCCGAAGCCCAGAAATTACTCGACTACAACGCattaaatcttcaaaaattttattccgGCGCCAAAATATTCTACAACGGTGAATTTCACACAGTAGCTGACCCTTTACGCCACTTTGGCGACTCGTTGAACTCGCTGGCGAACCCTGTTGGCTCAGTTCTCGATAAGTTTCTGATCGGTTTGACGAGAGTTCGCGTTCTAACTCAATCGGATGAAGAAATTTTCAGTGCAGGTGAAGTTTCGGTTTTGGATTTGTTGAAGAGTATCGGGTTTTCGGATTCGATTATTGATCGATTTTTTAAACCGTTCTTCGGTGGGATTTTCTTCGATAAAGATCTGGAAACGAGTTCAAGATTGTTTGAATTCATCTTCAAATGTCTTGCTCTTGGAGATAATACACTTCCCGCCAAGGGTATCGGCGAAATTCCGAATCAGTTGGCGGCGAAATTGCCTTCCGATTCAATCTTTCTGAACACAAGAGTTGTTTCCGTCGATTTAAACGACCGAAATTTGGCAAACGTAAGGCTGCAGAATGGAGATGTATTAAAGTCTGAGCTTGGGATAATCTTGGCCGTTGAAGAACGGGAAGTTGATAAGCTTTTACCGGGAAAAGAGTTAAACCCACAAAGAAAAAAGTTTCGGAGTACCGTTTGCTTGTATTTTTCGGCGAATCGGGATAAAATTCCGGTGCAGGACCCGGTTCTCTTCCTGAACGGTTCAGGAAAGGGCATTGTTAACAACATGTTTATAGCTACAAACGTAGCTCCGTCGTACGGTCCACCAGACAAGGCATTGATTTCGGTGTCGTTGATTGGGTTGTTTGAGGATGTTTCGGATGAGGATCTGAGGGATGCGGTGATTCGCGAGATATCGGTTTGGTTTGGCAGCGAAATGGTGGGTTCATGGGAACATATGAGAACTTATCGGATCCGGTATGCGCAACCGAATCAAAGCCCACCAAcgaatttgatgaaaaatccGAAACGAGAACCGGGTTTGTATTTGTGTGGTGATTATATGACTTGTGCAACTTTTGATGGCGCTTTGGTTTCGGGAAGAAGAGCAGCTGAAGCTTTGATACGAGAAAGGGCATTATAa
- the LOC123220153 gene encoding protein PFC0760c-like yields the protein MDFHSLTRKELQTLCKQNKIPANMTNVAMADSLAALQFVEGLDGLRNQCQWPGKTVATESPLIPRTAYRTSTRKKSIKEDPDTVQPMTKTCRTARKPLDKDLGQKNQNANVAETPAVPVSSRRAPAASASKKMGTQVKDNMEKEMSCGVKTETPMAQTGRGRVAQVGSTRRKLEESVQRVYSTRRSVRLLEKTLVDLSLKDVAKEESVKMVSLDETEEKDGSEVSLEKSNDSEVSLGVSFLKSLENESQLKEIHEDEKSNEHEKENINMSTQDFVNSDNVSVVDGKDDNRDETCDASNELSAENSNAIKSVDIPGMEFISETENASIKVIEPEESLATETSDEISAQMVEDVVYEDQIITSQKNSEVDSDQFVANSIASPLKKQVAVECVVPVHLDNFVATCNSESRNIRIDDEFGSDKAVVTNVSIANSIAPPLKMQVAVECAEKESVYSDKVGATHCSDGPNAETDNAFVSDNRTHSSDNPTAETDDEFDSDNVVDDPNSETDEEFDSDNVVAHSSDDSNDETNEFDSDEELVDVHLTKAEVPISSVKGPEDLIETEVPISDDIDTEGTEETDPNSETDDELDSDNVVTHSSDDSNDEFDSDDELLDVQLTKAEVPISSVKGPEDLIETEVPISDDIDTEGTEETDPNSETDEELDSDNVVTHSSDDSNDEFDSDDELLDVQLTKAEVPISSVKGPEDLIETEVPISDDIDTEGTEETDPNSETDEELDSDNVVTHSSDDSDDELVDVQLTEAEIPISSVEGPDDANLIEAEVPTSDDTDTEGTEEAEFFCENKTQKSVKQMNSSLPIDSVSGDKTPGYHPMSPLGADSISGQFPRPTQSTPKQTSTKKQATSEKLTLPAYINENIDISVMQLGSKMENVKTDKRTTDVDNLQKSLSKKSLRELNKMLKEKLQITNKKNNEDHNATNRRPALLENVMAPADPTEIN from the exons atGGATTTCCACAGCCTTACAAGGAAAGAACTCCAGACTCTTTGCAAGCAAAACAAGATCCCGGCCAACATGACCAACGTCGCCATGGCTGATTCTCTTGCCGCTCTTCAATTC GTTGAAGGACTTGATGGGCTCAGGAACCAATGTCAGTGGCCAGGAAAAACTGTTGCAACTGAATCACCATTGATTCCACGGACTGCCTACAGAACCTCAACTAGAAAAAAATCCATCAAAGAAGATCCTGACACCGTGCAACCGATGACCAAAACCTGCCGCACAGCAAGGAAACCATTAGACAAAGATTTGGGGCAGAAAAACCAGAATGCAAATGTGGCGGAGACTCCTGCAGTGCCTGTAAGCAGCAGGAGGGCTCCAGCAGCTTCAGCTAGCAAAAAAATGGGTACTCAAGTGAAGGACAAtatggaaaaagaaatgagtTGTGGGGTTAAGACTGAGACCCCTATGGCGCAGACTGGTCGGGGGAGGGTGGCTCAAGTGGGTTCAACTAGAAGAAAGTTGGAGGAATCAGTACAACGCGTGTATAGCACTAGGCGGTCAGTGAGATTGCTGGAGAAGACCTTGGTTGACTTGAGTTTGAAAGATGTAGCGAAGGAAGAGTCTGTGAAGATGGTTTCCTTGGATGAAACTGAGGAGAAGGATGGCTCTG AAGTGAGTTTGGAAAAGAGTAATGATTCAGAAGTTTCTTTAGGTGTAAGTTTTCTCAAGTCTTTGGAGAATGAAAGCCAATTGAAAGAAATTCATGAGGATGAGAAGAGTAATGAgcatgaaaaggaaaatatcaaTATGAGCACTCAGGATTTTGTCAATTCGGATAATGTTTCAGTTGTTGATGGAAAGGATGACAACCGTGATGAGACTTGTGATGCATCAAATGAGCTTTCGGCTGAGAACTCAAATGCAATCA AATCTGTTGATATTCCAGGAATGGAATTCATATCCGAAACTGAGAATGCTTCAATTAAGGTGATAGAACCTGAAGAATCCCTTGCTACTGAGACGTCTGATGAAATTTCTGCTCAGATGGTGGAGGATGTTGTCTATGAAGACCAGATAATAACCTCTCAAAAGAATTCGGAGGTTGATTCTGATCAATTTGTTGCCAATTCTATTGCATCTCCGTTGAAGAAACAGGTTGCAGTTGAATGTGTTGTTCCTGTTCATCTGGACAATTTTGTGGCAACCTGCAATTCTGAGAGTCGAAATATTAGGATAGACGATGAGTTTGGGTCAGACAAAGCTGTGGTGACAAATGTTTCTATTGCCAATTCCATCGCTCCTCCATTGAAAATGCAGGTTGCAGTTGAATGTGCTGAGAAAGAGAGTGTTTATTCGGATAAGGTTGGGGCAACCCACTGTTCTGATGGTCCAAATGCTGAGACAGACAATGCGTTTGTGTCAGATAACAGAACCCACAGTTCTGATAATCCAACTGCTGAGACAGATGATGAGTTTGATTCAGACAATGTTGTGGATGATCCAAATTCTGAGACAGACGAGGAGTTTGATTCAGATAATGTTGTAGCCCACAGTTCTGATGATTCAAATGATGAGACAAATGAGTTTGATTCAGATGAGGAACTTGTTGACGTTCATTTGACTAAAGCAGAAGTTCCCATATCTTCTGTAAAAGGACCAGAAGATTTGATTGAAACAGAAGTTCCCATTTCTGATGATATTGATACAGAAGGGACTGAAGAAACAGATCCAAATTCGGAGACAGACGACGAGCTTGATTCAGATAATGTTGTAACTCATAGTTCTGATGATTCAAATGATGAGTTTGATTCAGATGACGAACTTCTTGATGTTCAATTAACTAAAGCAGAAGTTCCCATATCTTCTGTAAAAGGACCAGAAGACTTGATTGAAACAGAAGTTCCCATTTCTGATGATATTGATACAGAAGGGACTGAAGAAACAGATCCAAATTCGGAGACAGACGAAGAGCTTGATTCAGATAATGTTGTAACTCATAGTTCTGATGATTCAAATGATGAGTTTGATTCAGATGACGAACTTCTTGATGTTCAATTAACTAAAGCAGAAGTTCCCATATCTTCTGTAAAAGGACCAGAAGATTTGATTGAAACAGAAGTTCCCATTTCTGATGATATTGATACAGAAGGGACTGAAGAAACAGATCCAAATTCGGAGACAGACGAAGAGCTTGATTCAGATAATGTTGTAACTCATAGTTCTGATGATTCAGATGACGAACTTGTTGATGTTCAATTAACTGAAGCAGAAATTCCCATATCTTCTGTAGAAGGACCGGATGATGCCAATTTGATCGAAGCAGAAGTCCCCACTTCTGATGATACTGACACAGAAGGGACTGAAGAAGCAGAATTTTTTTGTGAGAACAAGACTCAAAAATCTGTGAAGCAAATGAACTCCTCATTGCCAATTGATTCCGTCTCTGGGGACAAGACTCCAGGTTATCATCCAATGTCACCGTTAGGAGCTGATTCAATTTCAGGCCAGTTTCCACGACCAACTCAGTCGACACCAAAGCAGACTTCCACCAAGAAACAGGCCACATCTGAAAAATTAACACTCCCTGCATACATTAATGAGAACATTGACATCAGTGTGATGCAGTTGGGTTCTAAAATGGAAAACGTAAAGACGGACAAGAGAACAACTGATGTTGACAACTTGCAGAAATCATTGAGCAAGAAAAGTCTAAGAGAGCTAAACAAGATGCTGAAAGAAAAGCTTCAAATAACCAACAAGAAGAACAATGAAGATCATAATGCCACCAACAGGAGACCGGCTCTGCTAGAGAATGTTATGGCTCCTGCTGACCCAACTGagataaactaa